A region of Salinibacter sp. 10B DNA encodes the following proteins:
- a CDS encoding DivIVA domain-containing protein: MELTSADIRNRSFSQSLRGLDEEEVQSFLGEVADRWSEMQRRVQKLQSKIDEIGDTADKVQKARARAEEERKEIKEQQEAVDAREKQLDEREQKLEEKRDRVEQKEAKLQAVARRLQDALQKEQEALSALSPESAPASGGEASSTTNGEAASSEEKSTEEWVDSLFPNRLPETEDTASAEEASEAVDEETDDEPSASESQFEAIKEDVQGMGPSESSSSTSASTDEEDESPPTDEMERIWDVFDETGQA; the protein is encoded by the coding sequence ATGGAACTCACATCAGCCGATATTCGCAACCGTTCATTTTCCCAAAGTCTCCGCGGTCTCGACGAGGAGGAGGTGCAGTCATTCCTTGGTGAGGTGGCCGATCGATGGAGTGAAATGCAGCGTCGTGTCCAGAAATTGCAGAGTAAGATCGACGAGATTGGCGACACGGCCGACAAGGTCCAGAAGGCTCGGGCGCGTGCCGAGGAGGAGAGGAAGGAGATTAAGGAACAGCAGGAAGCGGTCGATGCCAGAGAAAAGCAGCTCGATGAGCGCGAGCAGAAGCTGGAGGAGAAGCGAGACCGAGTCGAACAGAAGGAGGCCAAACTGCAAGCGGTGGCTCGGCGCTTGCAGGATGCTCTTCAGAAGGAGCAGGAGGCCCTGTCGGCGCTTTCCCCCGAATCCGCTCCGGCGTCGGGGGGCGAGGCCTCAAGTACAACAAATGGCGAGGCGGCGTCCAGCGAGGAGAAATCGACGGAGGAATGGGTCGACTCCCTTTTTCCGAACCGGCTTCCGGAGACCGAAGACACCGCATCGGCGGAGGAGGCCTCAGAGGCGGTAGATGAGGAGACCGACGACGAACCGTCGGCGAGCGAGTCCCAGTTTGAGGCCATCAAGGAGGACGTGCAAGGCATGGGGCCGTCCGAAAGCTCGTCCTCCACGTCGGCATCCACCGATGAGGAGGACGAGAGTCCCCCGACGGACGAGATGGAGCGGATTTGGGACGTCTTCGACGAGACGGGACAGGCGTAG
- a CDS encoding ABC transporter permease: protein MSFWSTLTDVWAQAQEPVVLEGLVQVGAASLLALLVIGLSWGRRLELETELSTAFVRGFVQIVAVGLLIGVLLTVPLGWSALILLGMVGGATWISKQRGEGLPQVTWISLLSIGVGAGLTIVLMTAAGAIEATVRSLVPVGSMVIANAMKINGLALDRFKEEVTANRDVIEMGLALGGPPQRVLAPHVRDSVRSALIPVVDSLKSLGWVWIPGIMAGMILAGDNPIYAALYQFVIMAMIFAAGGLTSLLSSGLMGRAVMTDAEQLAFGRPTSQSAGS, encoded by the coding sequence ATGTCGTTTTGGTCTACCCTCACCGACGTGTGGGCGCAGGCACAAGAGCCTGTGGTGCTCGAGGGTCTCGTGCAGGTTGGGGCAGCGTCGCTGCTCGCCCTCCTCGTGATCGGACTCTCGTGGGGACGGCGGCTCGAGCTCGAAACGGAGCTGAGCACGGCCTTCGTGCGCGGCTTCGTGCAGATCGTCGCGGTCGGATTGCTCATCGGCGTGCTGCTTACGGTGCCACTGGGCTGGAGCGCTCTCATTCTGCTTGGCATGGTGGGCGGGGCCACGTGGATCTCGAAGCAGCGGGGAGAGGGGCTGCCGCAGGTGACGTGGATCTCGCTTCTCTCTATTGGCGTGGGCGCCGGACTGACCATCGTGCTCATGACGGCCGCCGGGGCAATTGAGGCCACTGTGCGCAGCCTCGTCCCAGTGGGCAGCATGGTGATCGCCAATGCGATGAAAATCAACGGCCTCGCGCTGGATCGCTTCAAAGAAGAGGTGACCGCCAACCGGGACGTGATCGAAATGGGGTTGGCCCTGGGCGGCCCGCCGCAACGCGTGTTGGCGCCCCACGTGCGGGACAGCGTCCGATCGGCTCTCATCCCTGTGGTTGACTCCCTAAAGAGCCTCGGCTGGGTCTGGATTCCCGGCATCATGGCGGGCATGATTCTCGCGGGCGACAACCCGATATACGCTGCGCTCTACCAGTTCGTCATCATGGCCATGATCTTTGCCGCGGGGGGGCTCACGAGCCTGCTCAGCAGTGGGCTGATGGGGCGCGCCGTTATGACCGACGCCGAGCAGCTTGCCTTCGGGAGGCCAACAAGCCAATCCGCCGGTTCATGA